The genomic DNA ACATGAGCAATCACAATTTGAGGAGCAATCTTTATTTCTCACCTGGTTACATGAGTATATCATTGATAATGAGATAGAAATATTATTAATTTCTGGAGACATTTTTGATAATGGAACGCCCTCCTCTCAAAGCTTGAAATTATACTATGATTTTCTAGTTCAGCTCACCAAAACCAATTGCAATCATATTGTCATTATAGGTGGTAATCATGATTCTCCAGGTACTTTAAATGCTCCAAAAGAACTTCTAAATGCTTTGTCTATTAAAGTAGTGGGTAAAGCCTCTGAAGATATTAAAGACGAAGTATTTAAATTAAATAGCAATTCTGAAGAAATCATTATTGCAGCCATCCCTTATTTACGTGATCAGGACATTAGAAAAGCGGTTGCTGGAGAAGCTTTTGACGAGATAACAGAACGATATAAGAAAGCATTAACTAAGCATTATACAGAAATTGCAGAATACTGCGATTCTATAAAAAGTAAGAATACACCTATTATAGCTATGGGGCATTTATTTGCAGCGGGAGGAAGTGTTTCTGAAAGTGAGCAAAATATTTATGTTGGGAATCTTGGTCATATTGGAGCACAAGATTTCCCCAAAACCTTTGATTATATCGCCTTAGGACATTTACATCGGGCTCAAACGGTAGGTGGCGTAAGCCATATTCGCTATTGCGGCTCTCCTTATATTTTGAGTTTTAGCGAAATAAATTCGGATAAGAAAATTCTTGTCATTGAAACCAAAGGCAAGGATATCAGTAGTATTGAAGAGTTTGTCATTCCTCAATTTAGAGTGGTAATAAGAGTGACAGGGAATTTAAAATCTTGTATCATACAATTGGGAGTTATCAGTAGCAATTCTTATCAACTAAAGCCTTGGGTGGAAGTAGTTTTAGATAATGAAGCCAATGCCAATATGGGCTATGCTGAAATTCATAAGGCTGCTGATGTACTTGATTTGGAAATTTTAAAAGTTACACTAAAGAACCAAAGAAACACCATGGGATTAGAGCAGTTGATCCATGATTCAAAAAAAATAAAAGCCCTCTCTCCTATTGATGTATTCAAATTAAAATGTGAAGAGCAAAACTTTAATTTAGATGAGAATGAAGAGATTATGGATGCTTTTAGTGAGATTTTAAACAAGGTTAGAGAATACTAGATTAGGCTATTATGAAAATTTTAAAGATAGAGCTACAAAACATCAACTCCCTAAAGTCTGATATTCCTATCATCATCGATTTTGAGCAAGCTCACTTTCAAGATGTGGGATTATATGCTATTACAGGTTCTACAGGAGCTGGGAAAACCACTATTCTAGATGCCATCACCATTGCTTTATATCATGAGGTTCCTCGTTTTAAGAAATCGAATATTAAGGCTGGTTTGGTAGATGTAGTGAGCTATGGTGCAGTTGAAGCTTTTTCTAGAGTGCTATTTGAAAATGATGGACAAGAATATGAAGCCAGTTGGACCATGCGATTGGCTACCAAAACTGGCAAAAAGCTAAATAATCCCAAGGAGGAAGTCCGTTTGAAAAATATCAGTAGCGGAAAAATTATTGCGGAGAAGAAAAGAGAGGTTCAGCAACAGGTTGAAAGGGTTTTACAATTAAATTATAATCAGTTTTTACGTTCTGCTATGTTGGCCCAAGGTGAATTTGCTTCTTTTCTATCGGCCAATGCCAAAGATAAAGGCGACCTATTGGAACAGATTACCGGTGAAGATATTTATAAGAAAATTGGGGAAGGCATCAACCAAAAGCAATACGATGAAAAGAAGAAATTAGAAGCCATACAAGCTCGTATTAATCATGAGGATTTACTTTCTAGTGAAGATAGAATAGCACTTCAAGAAGAAGAAAAAAAGTTGAACGAGCAGCTCACACATTTGAATCTAGAAATGCTAAATCTGACTAAGATTATCGAATG from Lentimicrobium sp. L6 includes the following:
- the sbcD gene encoding exonuclease subunit SbcD, giving the protein MKLLHTSDWHLGHRLHEQSQFEEQSLFLTWLHEYIIDNEIEILLISGDIFDNGTPSSQSLKLYYDFLVQLTKTNCNHIVIIGGNHDSPGTLNAPKELLNALSIKVVGKASEDIKDEVFKLNSNSEEIIIAAIPYLRDQDIRKAVAGEAFDEITERYKKALTKHYTEIAEYCDSIKSKNTPIIAMGHLFAAGGSVSESEQNIYVGNLGHIGAQDFPKTFDYIALGHLHRAQTVGGVSHIRYCGSPYILSFSEINSDKKILVIETKGKDISSIEEFVIPQFRVVIRVTGNLKSCIIQLGVISSNSYQLKPWVEVVLDNEANANMGYAEIHKAADVLDLEILKVTLKNQRNTMGLEQLIHDSKKIKALSPIDVFKLKCEEQNFNLDENEEIMDAFSEILNKVREY